A region from the Streptomyces sp. 3214.6 genome encodes:
- the cbiE gene encoding precorrin-6y C5,15-methyltransferase (decarboxylating) subunit CbiE: MADRVTVIGWDGSPLTAAARSALGAATLVAGAAHHLALPEVPPAAERVRLGSVALAARRIAGHRGTAVVLADGDPGFFGVVRTLRAPEFGLEVEVVPAVSAVAAAFARAGMPWDDAQVVVAHRRTLRRAVNVCRAHTKVAVLTSPGAGPAELGLLMEGVLRTFVVCEELGTTREQVSVVTSDKAADHTWRDPNVVIVIGGPTGPVVSGDSGWIAGRDPGAGPRGWALPGEAYGGGLGEGEAELLRAGQLARLGPRVGDLVWDIGCGSGAFATEAARAGAAVIAVDRALDACGRTDASARRHGVQLQIVHGTAPHVLENLPEPDVVRVGGGGAAVVSAVADRRPQRIVTHAATRDAAERVGRDLSEHGYRVECALVQSVELDTRAWTETERSVAFLLTGEILRREAPR; encoded by the coding sequence ATGGCCGACCGCGTCACGGTGATCGGCTGGGACGGCTCGCCACTGACCGCCGCGGCCCGCTCGGCCCTGGGCGCCGCCACACTGGTGGCCGGCGCCGCCCACCATCTGGCACTGCCCGAGGTGCCGCCCGCGGCGGAACGCGTCCGGCTCGGCAGCGTCGCCCTCGCCGCCCGCCGCATCGCCGGCCACCGCGGCACCGCGGTCGTCCTCGCCGACGGCGACCCGGGCTTCTTCGGCGTCGTACGCACCCTGCGCGCACCCGAGTTCGGCCTGGAGGTGGAGGTAGTCCCGGCCGTCTCCGCCGTCGCCGCCGCCTTCGCCCGGGCCGGCATGCCCTGGGACGACGCCCAGGTCGTCGTCGCCCACCGGCGCACCCTGCGCCGCGCGGTGAACGTGTGCCGCGCCCACACCAAGGTCGCCGTTCTCACCTCCCCGGGCGCCGGCCCCGCCGAGCTCGGCCTGCTCATGGAGGGCGTGCTCCGCACCTTCGTGGTCTGCGAGGAACTCGGCACCACCCGCGAACAGGTCAGCGTCGTCACCTCCGACAAGGCCGCCGACCACACCTGGCGCGACCCCAACGTCGTCATCGTGATCGGCGGCCCGACCGGACCGGTCGTCTCCGGCGACAGCGGCTGGATCGCCGGCCGCGACCCGGGCGCCGGCCCGCGCGGCTGGGCTCTGCCGGGCGAGGCGTACGGCGGCGGACTCGGCGAGGGGGAGGCGGAGCTGCTGCGCGCGGGCCAACTCGCCCGGCTCGGCCCGCGGGTCGGCGACCTCGTATGGGACATCGGCTGCGGCAGCGGCGCCTTCGCGACCGAGGCGGCGCGGGCGGGCGCCGCCGTCATCGCCGTCGACCGTGCCCTGGACGCGTGCGGCCGCACCGACGCCTCCGCGCGCCGCCACGGCGTCCAACTGCAGATCGTCCACGGCACCGCCCCGCACGTCCTGGAGAACCTGCCCGAGCCGGACGTCGTCCGGGTCGGCGGCGGGGGAGCGGCCGTGGTCTCCGCGGTCGCCGACCGCCGCCCGCAGCGCATCGTCACCCATGCGGCGACCCGCGACGCGGCCGAACGCGTGGGCCGCGACCTGTCCGAGCACGGCTACCGCGTCGAATGCGCCCTCGTCCAGTCCGTCGAACTCGACACACGGGCCTGGACGGAAACAGAACGGAGCGTCGCGTTCCTGCTCACCGGAGAAATTCTGCGGCGTGAAGCGCCTCGCTGA
- the cobT gene encoding nicotinate-nucleotide--dimethylbenzimidazole phosphoribosyltransferase — MTDTGQVPGEGLPENAGMVEQPGASAHGAYTYLSESTAEDEDLLLLPGAQSAWGNEVAPPAPEPVVEAVHEPGPHETSGRDSGSVDLSAVRLPGPSTPQSAPRRPLHLGPPIPDASASPVRSLADRGPAGAPVRQPGPAASGPEYLDVPPVREMPQGAAPWGAAQATAQAPAQAQVAPGVRTAETVAPTVAVTEPQQVEPMGVAQAVVARVATEAIAATAPEGSDADAHGAQAAPAAETYGVVDPGQVFGAAMMAETEQVPVGAVVEAGQDAADVPVSGDDRTPDAPVAPADEPAVAAVAEQPVEAAQAAQAVPEAPEAVEAPAVAPETEQTAEPVAAEPVEPVAVEAAAVEPAVTQSAEAAETAEAAESTEAVEPGEAVGAAEPVAVAGTNPVEAPVSEATEAEAAQPQPQEPDTSVDASAGAAPAPETPMAEPVSVPASASVPDPAVDAVVTPQAVSEAPVPEPVVAPETDPAPEPTPEAVQASEAVAIVTPETTEPAAPVAEAPAAEAEAQAPAPGPEVSAAPEGMQFIDAPVAPAESAAQQAEPEPTPQPEPEPEPQPGPEPEVEAVSEPPAEPVQATDTVSHTPDAVAPGTAPPPEPAPETAPPVAQPQPEPALAATDAKPEPQPQAQPEQQAVTETAAPPVEALPVEATPAPPVAAPQDVQPENQPPADQPAQPDQSLGQFVPVEGAQLPTQEQPAPEMSPVPEAVAEQQQAAEPAAVPSTVTGPTVTGPTVTGPTVTGPTVMVPAPRGADQASAPVTPDTERATDIIDPDVAQSPEDLDTRAADQEESPAAAVEEARESTGPAAPAYDDAEREAVLKVMRERRDIRNGFRSDPIPHEVLLRVLEAAHTAPSVGHSQPWDFVVIRSADTRRAMHELATRQRDAYALSLPKGRAKQFKELKIEAILETPVNIVVTADPTRGGRHTLGRHTQPQMAPYSSALAVENLWLAARAEGLGVGWVSFFDEREMVRALGLPEHLEVVAYLCVGYVDEFPDEPELMQAGWAKRRPLSWVVHEETYGRRALPGEDPHDLLAETVASVRPLDAKALGEAWERQKRMTKPAGALGMLEIISAQLSGLSRQCPPPIPEPAAVAIFAGDHGVHAQGVTPWPQEVTAQMVANFLGGGAVCNAFASQVGAEVCVVDVGVAADLPATPGLLPRKVRAGTSDMTTGPAMTREEAKQAIEVGIETARDLVAAGNKALLTGEMGIANTTASAALISVFTGADPAEVTGRGTGINDETLARKTEVVRRALDFHQPDPADPIGVLAAIGGFEHAAMVGLLLGGASLRTPVILDGVSAGAAALVARAIAPEVLAACIAGHRSAEPGHVAALNKLGLRPLVDLDLRLGEGTGALLALPLVQSTARAMHEVATFDSAGVTEK; from the coding sequence ATGACCGACACCGGCCAGGTCCCGGGCGAGGGGCTGCCGGAGAACGCAGGCATGGTGGAGCAGCCGGGCGCCTCCGCGCATGGTGCGTACACCTACCTCTCCGAGAGCACCGCCGAGGACGAAGACCTGTTGCTGCTGCCGGGTGCCCAGAGCGCGTGGGGCAACGAGGTGGCGCCGCCCGCCCCTGAGCCGGTGGTCGAGGCGGTGCACGAGCCGGGTCCGCACGAGACCTCCGGCCGCGACAGCGGGTCGGTCGACCTCAGCGCCGTCCGCCTCCCCGGCCCGTCGACGCCCCAGTCGGCCCCGCGCCGCCCCCTGCACCTCGGCCCGCCGATCCCCGACGCCTCGGCCAGCCCGGTCCGCTCCCTCGCCGATCGCGGCCCCGCGGGCGCGCCGGTGCGACAGCCCGGCCCGGCCGCTTCCGGTCCCGAGTACCTCGACGTCCCGCCCGTGCGGGAGATGCCGCAGGGCGCGGCCCCTTGGGGCGCCGCCCAGGCCACGGCCCAGGCGCCCGCCCAGGCCCAGGTCGCTCCCGGCGTGAGGACTGCGGAAACGGTTGCTCCGACAGTGGCGGTCACGGAACCGCAGCAGGTCGAGCCGATGGGCGTGGCCCAGGCGGTCGTGGCCCGCGTGGCGACCGAGGCGATCGCCGCGACCGCCCCGGAGGGGAGCGACGCCGACGCCCACGGCGCCCAGGCCGCGCCCGCCGCCGAGACGTACGGAGTCGTCGACCCCGGTCAGGTGTTCGGGGCCGCGATGATGGCGGAGACCGAGCAGGTTCCCGTCGGTGCGGTCGTGGAGGCCGGGCAGGACGCTGCCGACGTCCCCGTCTCGGGCGACGACCGAACGCCGGACGCCCCCGTCGCGCCGGCGGACGAGCCCGCCGTCGCCGCCGTCGCCGAACAGCCGGTGGAGGCGGCACAGGCGGCACAGGCGGTACCGGAGGCGCCGGAGGCAGTGGAGGCCCCGGCCGTCGCCCCCGAAACCGAGCAGACGGCTGAGCCGGTCGCGGCCGAGCCGGTCGAGCCGGTCGCGGTCGAGGCGGCCGCGGTCGAGCCGGCGGTGACCCAGTCGGCCGAGGCGGCAGAAACGGCCGAAGCGGCGGAGTCGACCGAAGCGGTGGAGCCGGGCGAAGCGGTGGGGGCGGCCGAGCCGGTGGCGGTTGCCGGGACGAACCCCGTGGAGGCGCCCGTCTCCGAGGCGACCGAGGCCGAGGCGGCTCAGCCACAGCCGCAGGAGCCCGACACGAGCGTCGATGCGAGCGCCGGCGCCGCGCCGGCCCCGGAGACGCCCATGGCAGAGCCGGTTTCGGTTCCGGCGTCGGCGTCGGTGCCGGATCCGGCCGTTGACGCCGTCGTCACACCGCAGGCCGTTTCCGAGGCCCCCGTTCCCGAACCGGTCGTGGCCCCCGAGACCGACCCCGCCCCCGAGCCCACGCCCGAAGCCGTTCAGGCTTCCGAGGCCGTGGCGATCGTGACGCCTGAGACGACGGAACCGGCGGCCCCCGTGGCGGAAGCGCCCGCCGCCGAGGCCGAGGCCCAGGCCCCCGCGCCCGGACCGGAGGTCTCCGCCGCCCCCGAGGGCATGCAGTTCATCGACGCGCCCGTCGCCCCCGCCGAGTCGGCCGCCCAACAGGCGGAGCCCGAGCCGACACCGCAGCCGGAGCCGGAGCCGGAACCGCAGCCCGGACCGGAGCCGGAAGTGGAGGCCGTCAGCGAGCCTCCCGCCGAGCCCGTCCAAGCCACGGACACCGTGTCTCACACCCCGGATGCCGTCGCCCCGGGAACGGCCCCGCCGCCGGAGCCCGCACCCGAGACCGCGCCCCCCGTTGCCCAGCCCCAGCCCGAGCCCGCCCTCGCCGCAACCGATGCGAAGCCGGAACCACAGCCGCAAGCACAGCCGGAGCAGCAGGCCGTGACGGAGACGGCGGCGCCGCCCGTCGAGGCACTCCCCGTGGAGGCCACTCCCGCCCCGCCGGTTGCCGCTCCCCAGGACGTCCAGCCGGAGAACCAGCCCCCGGCCGACCAGCCGGCCCAACCGGACCAGTCCTTGGGCCAGTTCGTGCCGGTCGAGGGCGCGCAGCTCCCCACGCAGGAACAGCCGGCCCCCGAGATGTCGCCGGTCCCCGAGGCGGTCGCGGAACAGCAACAGGCCGCCGAACCGGCCGCCGTGCCCTCCACCGTCACGGGCCCCACCGTCACTGGACCCACCGTCACGGGCCCCACCGTCACTGGACCCACCGTCATGGTCCCCGCCCCGCGCGGCGCCGACCAGGCTTCCGCCCCGGTGACCCCGGACACGGAGCGCGCGACCGACATCATCGACCCCGATGTCGCACAGAGCCCGGAGGACCTGGACACCAGGGCCGCCGACCAGGAAGAGAGCCCGGCCGCTGCAGTGGAAGAAGCTCGAGAGTCCACCGGCCCCGCCGCGCCCGCGTACGACGACGCCGAGCGCGAGGCCGTCCTGAAGGTCATGCGGGAGCGCCGGGACATCCGCAACGGCTTCCGCAGTGACCCGATCCCGCACGAGGTGCTGTTGCGCGTCCTGGAGGCCGCCCACACCGCGCCCTCGGTCGGCCACTCGCAGCCCTGGGACTTCGTCGTGATCCGCTCGGCCGACACCCGGCGCGCCATGCACGAACTGGCGACGCGTCAGCGCGACGCGTACGCGCTGTCCCTGCCCAAGGGCCGGGCCAAGCAGTTCAAGGAACTCAAGATCGAGGCCATCCTCGAGACGCCGGTGAACATCGTCGTCACCGCCGACCCGACCCGTGGCGGCCGCCACACCCTGGGCCGGCACACGCAGCCGCAGATGGCGCCGTACTCCTCCGCGCTCGCGGTCGAGAACCTGTGGCTCGCCGCCCGCGCCGAGGGCCTGGGCGTCGGCTGGGTCAGCTTCTTCGACGAGCGCGAGATGGTCCGTGCGCTGGGCCTGCCCGAGCACCTCGAAGTGGTCGCCTACCTGTGCGTCGGCTACGTCGACGAGTTCCCGGACGAGCCCGAGCTGATGCAGGCGGGCTGGGCGAAGCGGCGCCCGCTGTCGTGGGTGGTCCACGAGGAGACGTACGGCCGTCGCGCGCTGCCCGGCGAGGACCCGCACGACCTGCTCGCCGAGACCGTCGCCAGTGTCCGCCCGCTGGACGCCAAGGCGCTCGGCGAGGCCTGGGAGCGGCAGAAGCGCATGACGAAGCCGGCCGGGGCGCTCGGCATGCTGGAGATCATCTCCGCGCAGCTGTCCGGCCTGTCCCGGCAGTGCCCGCCACCGATCCCGGAGCCCGCGGCCGTCGCGATCTTCGCCGGCGACCACGGGGTGCACGCCCAGGGCGTCACCCCCTGGCCGCAGGAGGTGACGGCCCAGATGGTCGCCAACTTCCTCGGCGGCGGCGCGGTCTGCAACGCGTTCGCCTCCCAGGTGGGCGCCGAGGTCTGCGTCGTGGACGTGGGCGTGGCCGCCGACCTCCCGGCGACCCCCGGCCTGCTGCCCCGCAAGGTCCGCGCGGGCACGTCCGACATGACCACCGGCCCCGCGATGACCCGCGAGGAGGCCAAGCAGGCCATCGAGGTCGGCATCGAGACGGCCCGTGACCTGGTGGCGGCCGGCAACAAGGCGCTCCTCACGGGCGAGATGGGCATCGCGAACACGACCGCGTCCGCGGCCCTCATCTCGGTCTTCACGGGTGCCGACCCGGCCGAGGTCACCGGCCGCGGCACCGGAATCAACGACGAGACCCTCGCCCGCAAGACCGAGGTCGTCCGCCGCGCCCTGGACTTCCACCAGCCGGACCCGGCCGACCCGATCGGCGTCCTGGCCGCGATCGGCGGCTTCGAACACGCGGCGATGGTCGGCCTCCTCCTCGGCGGCGCGTCCCTGCGTACGCCGGTGATCCTGGACGGCGTCAGCGCCGGCGCCGCCGCGCTGGTCGCGCGCGCCATCGCCCCCGAGGTGCTGGCGGCCTGCATCGCCGGCCACCGCAGCGCCGAGCCCGGCCATGTGGCCGCCCTGAACAAGCTCGGCCTGCGCCCCCTGGTCGACCTCGACCTCCGCCTCGGTGAGGGCACCGGCGCCCTGCTGGCCCTGCCCCTGGTCCAGAGCACGGCCCGCGCCATGCACGAGGTGGCGACGTTCGACTCGGCGGGGGTGACCGAGAAGTAG
- the cobA gene encoding uroporphyrinogen-III C-methyltransferase has product MAEHPAYPVGLRLTGRRVVVLGGGQVAQRRLPALIAAGADIHLVSPQATPSVEAMADAAEITWHKRPYAEGDLADAWYALIATSDQEANTRASAEAERSRVWCVRSDDADRATAWTPATGHSEGVTVAVLTTDARGRDPRHTAAIRDAVVEGLRDGTLVAPHHRTRTPGVALVGGGPGDPDLITVRGRRLLAEADVVIADRLGPRDLLAELPPHVQVIDAAKIPYGRYMAQEAINNALIEHAKQGKSVVRLKGGDPYVFGRGMEELQALAEAGIACTVVPGISSSISVPGAAGIPVTHRGVAHEFTVVSGHVAPDDERSLVDWPSLAKLTGTLVILMGVDKIGKIAETLVAHGKSPDTPVALVQEGTTAAQRRVDATLATVAETVRAQEVKPPAVIVIGAVVTVGPRTFE; this is encoded by the coding sequence ATGGCCGAACACCCCGCCTACCCCGTAGGCCTCCGCCTCACCGGCCGCAGGGTCGTCGTCCTCGGCGGCGGCCAGGTGGCCCAGCGCCGCCTCCCCGCACTGATCGCGGCAGGCGCCGACATCCACCTCGTATCCCCGCAGGCGACCCCCTCCGTCGAGGCGATGGCCGACGCGGCGGAGATCACCTGGCACAAGCGCCCCTACGCCGAAGGCGACTTGGCGGACGCCTGGTACGCCCTCATCGCCACCAGCGACCAGGAGGCGAACACCCGGGCCTCGGCCGAAGCGGAGCGAAGCCGCGTCTGGTGTGTCCGCTCGGACGACGCCGACCGGGCCACCGCGTGGACCCCGGCCACCGGACACAGCGAGGGCGTCACGGTCGCCGTCCTGACCACCGACGCCCGTGGCCGCGACCCCCGCCACACCGCGGCCATCCGCGACGCGGTCGTCGAGGGCCTGCGCGACGGCACCCTCGTCGCCCCCCACCACCGCACCCGCACCCCCGGCGTCGCCCTGGTCGGCGGCGGCCCGGGCGACCCGGACCTGATCACGGTCCGCGGCCGCCGACTGCTCGCCGAGGCGGACGTCGTCATCGCCGACCGGCTCGGCCCGCGCGACCTGCTCGCCGAACTCCCGCCGCACGTCCAGGTGATCGACGCGGCGAAGATCCCCTACGGCCGCTACATGGCCCAGGAGGCCATCAACAACGCGCTGATCGAGCACGCCAAGCAGGGCAAGTCGGTCGTCCGGCTCAAGGGCGGCGACCCGTATGTCTTCGGCCGTGGCATGGAGGAGCTCCAGGCCCTCGCCGAGGCCGGGATCGCCTGCACGGTCGTCCCCGGCATCTCCAGTTCGATCTCCGTGCCGGGCGCGGCCGGCATCCCCGTCACCCACCGGGGCGTCGCCCATGAGTTCACCGTGGTCAGCGGGCATGTCGCCCCCGACGACGAGCGTTCCCTGGTCGACTGGCCGTCCCTGGCGAAGCTCACGGGCACCCTGGTGATCCTCATGGGAGTCGACAAGATCGGGAAGATCGCCGAGACGCTCGTCGCGCACGGCAAGTCGCCCGACACCCCGGTAGCCCTTGTCCAGGAGGGCACGACGGCAGCCCAGCGCCGCGTCGACGCGACGCTCGCGACGGTCGCGGAGACGGTCCGCGCCCAGGAGGTCAAGCCGCCGGCGGTCATCGTCATCGGCGCGGTCGTGACCGTCGGCCCCCGGACATTCGAGTAA
- a CDS encoding TrmH family RNA methyltransferase: MADLITVEDPDDPRLRDYTGLTDVELRRKREPAEGLFIAEGEKVIRRAKDAGYEMRSMLLSAKWVDVMRDVIDELPAPVYAVSPELAERVTGYHVHRGALASMQRKPLPTAAELLQSARRVVVMESVNDHTNIGAIFRSAAALGMDAVLLSPDCADPLYRRSVKVSMGAVFSVPYARLDTWPKGLDSVREAGFALLALTPDEKARSLDEAAPHTMDRVALMLGAEGDGLSTQALVAADEWVRIPMSHGVDSLNVGAAAAVAFYAVATGRPQT, from the coding sequence GTGGCCGATCTCATCACCGTTGAGGACCCCGACGACCCGCGCCTGCGCGACTACACCGGCCTGACCGATGTCGAGCTGCGCCGCAAGCGCGAGCCCGCCGAGGGCCTGTTCATCGCCGAGGGCGAGAAAGTCATCCGCCGGGCCAAGGACGCCGGGTACGAGATGCGCTCGATGCTGCTCTCCGCGAAGTGGGTCGATGTCATGCGTGACGTCATCGACGAGCTCCCGGCGCCGGTGTACGCCGTCAGCCCGGAGCTCGCCGAACGCGTCACCGGCTATCACGTCCACCGCGGCGCGCTGGCCTCCATGCAGCGCAAACCGCTGCCCACCGCCGCCGAACTCCTGCAGAGCGCCCGCCGGGTAGTCGTCATGGAGTCGGTCAACGACCACACCAACATCGGCGCGATCTTCCGCTCGGCCGCCGCCCTCGGCATGGACGCCGTCCTGCTCTCACCGGACTGCGCCGACCCCCTGTACCGCCGCAGCGTGAAGGTCTCGATGGGCGCGGTCTTCTCCGTCCCGTACGCCCGCCTGGACACCTGGCCCAAGGGGCTGGACTCGGTCCGCGAGGCCGGCTTCGCGCTTCTCGCCCTCACCCCGGACGAGAAGGCCCGCAGCCTCGACGAGGCCGCCCCGCACACGATGGACAGGGTCGCCCTCATGCTGGGCGCGGAGGGCGACGGTCTCTCCACCCAGGCCCTGGTCGCCGCCGACGAATGGGTCCGCATCCCGATGTCCCACGGCGTGGACTCCCTCAACGTGGGCGCGGCGGCAGCGGTCGCCTTCTACGCGGTGGCGACGGGCCGCCCGCAGACATAG
- a CDS encoding serine/threonine-protein kinase, which produces MNMAMMRLRREDPRVVGSFRLHRRLGAGGMGVVYLGSDKKGQRVALKVIRPDLAEDQEFRSRFAREVSAARRIRGGCTARLVAADLDADRPWFATQYVPGPSLHDKVNDEGPLGAAELASIGAALSEGLVAVHEAGVVHRDLKPSNILLSPKGPRIIDFGIAWATGASTLTHVGTAVGSPGFLAPEQVRGALVTPATDVFSLGATLAYASTADSPFGHGSSEVMLYRVVHEEPQLHGVPDALAPLVRACLAKDPEERPSTLDLSLRLKEIATRESQGLSEARPAVPRAAEADRPTGRLSDPGHPERTLRQPSGPRTPPPRNGVPSSRGAVPSRGGAPARGTGGPRGGGGERGSSSRSGARPAPGSRPTRPGSGSRPAPRGGAGRQGPRTTGTGRRPANPRLLRQRLFVFVVVTLLVALGIALVQGCEGPARGLGGDNDVVRQGQGQGLGHEQQHVRPGSGVGGPLGD; this is translated from the coding sequence ATGAACATGGCGATGATGCGCCTGAGGCGCGAGGACCCGCGCGTCGTCGGCTCGTTCAGGCTTCACCGGCGGCTCGGAGCGGGCGGGATGGGCGTCGTCTACCTGGGCTCCGACAAGAAGGGGCAGCGGGTCGCGCTGAAGGTGATCCGGCCCGATCTGGCGGAGGACCAGGAGTTCCGGTCGCGGTTCGCGCGCGAGGTCTCGGCGGCGCGGCGGATCCGGGGCGGGTGCACGGCACGGCTGGTCGCGGCGGACCTGGACGCCGACCGGCCGTGGTTCGCCACGCAGTACGTGCCCGGGCCCTCGCTCCACGACAAGGTCAACGACGAGGGGCCGCTCGGGGCCGCCGAGCTCGCCTCCATCGGGGCCGCGCTGTCGGAGGGCCTCGTCGCCGTGCACGAGGCCGGGGTCGTGCACCGCGACCTGAAGCCCTCCAACATCCTGCTCTCCCCCAAGGGCCCGCGGATCATCGACTTCGGCATCGCCTGGGCGACGGGCGCCTCCACGCTGACGCACGTCGGCACGGCGGTCGGCTCCCCCGGGTTCCTCGCGCCGGAGCAGGTGCGCGGGGCTCTGGTCACCCCGGCCACCGACGTGTTCTCGCTCGGCGCGACGCTCGCGTACGCCTCGACGGCCGACTCGCCCTTCGGGCACGGCAGTTCCGAGGTCATGCTGTACCGCGTGGTGCACGAGGAGCCGCAGCTGCACGGCGTTCCGGACGCGCTGGCCCCGCTGGTGCGGGCCTGTCTGGCGAAGGATCCCGAGGAGCGGCCCAGCACCCTCGATCTCTCCCTGCGGCTCAAGGAGATCGCTACCCGGGAGTCGCAGGGTTTGTCGGAAGCGCGGCCGGCGGTGCCGCGGGCGGCCGAGGCGGACCGTCCCACCGGACGGCTCTCCGACCCCGGTCACCCGGAGCGCACGCTGCGCCAGCCGAGCGGGCCGCGCACTCCCCCGCCGCGAAACGGAGTGCCGTCCTCGCGCGGTGCGGTCCCTTCCCGGGGCGGGGCTCCCGCTCGCGGGACCGGCGGCCCGCGCGGTGGCGGCGGTGAGCGCGGCTCGTCGTCACGGTCCGGCGCGCGGCCGGCTCCCGGCTCCCGGCCCACCCGTCCCGGCAGCGGCAGCCGGCCGGCGCCCCGTGGCGGGGCCGGACGGCAGGGGCCGAGGACCACGGGCACCGGACGACGGCCCGCCAACCCGCGTCTGCTGCGTCAGCGGCTGTTCGTCTTCGTCGTGGTGACCCTGCTCGTCGCGCTCGGGATCGCCCTCGTCCAGGGCTGCGAGGGACCGGCGCGCGGGCTCGGCGGGGACAACGACGTCGTACGGCAGGGACAGGGCCAGGGACTGGGGCACGAGCAGCAGCATGTCCGTCCGGGCTCGGGGGTCGGCGGTCCGCTGGGGGACTGA
- a CDS encoding phosphotransferase family protein: MTAHPLLTELTFRAGAQAHETDAACPCGAATLADRPDATVVRHAGTVAKAHAPGTEPADLAPRLAMAARLPDVLLPPLAPTPALLHGRLVTFWPYGAPVDPDDPDAAPWEAAGALLARLHRTPAPVALPPMRGPAKAAHAVARLRAAGPHPAVAPVLNAWRALPAWARAEAPMPDATTLCHGDLHLGQLVRHPAPDGPWRLIDVDDLGVGAPAWDLARPAAWYACGLLPPDEWTRFLTAYRDGSGPAVPGTGDPWPALDVPARALTVQTAARAVTKSVARGRPLDEVERCLIDACARMDCEPPQLETGFAK, from the coding sequence GTGACCGCCCACCCCCTGCTCACCGAGCTCACGTTCCGAGCCGGAGCGCAGGCTCACGAAACCGACGCGGCCTGCCCGTGCGGCGCGGCCACCCTCGCCGACCGCCCCGACGCCACCGTCGTCCGGCACGCCGGCACGGTCGCGAAGGCGCACGCCCCCGGCACCGAGCCGGCCGACCTCGCCCCCCGCCTCGCCATGGCCGCCCGCCTTCCCGACGTCCTTCTCCCTCCGCTGGCGCCGACCCCGGCCCTACTCCACGGCAGACTCGTCACGTTCTGGCCGTACGGCGCCCCGGTGGACCCGGACGACCCGGACGCGGCGCCCTGGGAAGCCGCGGGCGCCCTGCTCGCCCGCCTCCATCGCACACCGGCCCCCGTCGCCCTCCCTCCGATGCGCGGCCCCGCCAAGGCCGCGCATGCCGTGGCCCGGCTGCGCGCGGCCGGACCCCATCCCGCCGTCGCCCCCGTCCTGAACGCCTGGCGTGCGCTGCCCGCCTGGGCCCGCGCCGAGGCCCCCATGCCCGACGCGACCACGCTCTGCCACGGCGATCTCCACCTCGGCCAGCTCGTCCGCCATCCCGCTCCCGACGGCCCCTGGCGCCTGATCGACGTCGACGACCTGGGCGTCGGCGCCCCGGCCTGGGACCTCGCCCGCCCCGCCGCCTGGTACGCCTGCGGGCTGCTGCCGCCCGACGAGTGGACCCGCTTCCTGACCGCGTACCGCGACGGGTCCGGGCCCGCGGTCCCCGGGACCGGCGACCCCTGGCCCGCCCTCGACGTCCCGGCCCGCGCACTCACTGTCCAGACCGCCGCACGCGCTGTCACCAAGTCGGTGGCGCGGGGGCGGCCGCTGGACGAGGTGGAGCGGTGTCTGATCGACGCCTGTGCCCGAATGGACTGCGAACCCCCGCAGTTGGAGACAGGCTTCGCGAAGTAG
- a CDS encoding TFIIB-type zinc ribbon-containing protein — protein MQCPKCHAQMHTYNRNGVQIEQCSNCRGIFLDYGELEALTRVEAQWSQPAPPPPAAPQAYPSAPVAPAWGAPHGGGHGGGHYGGHHGGHNRHKSFGHMLFSS, from the coding sequence ATGCAGTGCCCGAAGTGTCACGCTCAGATGCACACGTACAACCGCAACGGCGTCCAGATCGAACAGTGCAGCAACTGCCGCGGGATCTTCCTCGACTACGGTGAGCTGGAGGCCCTGACCCGGGTGGAGGCCCAGTGGTCCCAGCCGGCGCCGCCGCCCCCGGCCGCCCCGCAGGCGTACCCGTCGGCCCCGGTCGCGCCCGCCTGGGGCGCCCCGCACGGCGGCGGTCATGGCGGTGGGCACTACGGCGGTCACCACGGCGGCCACAACCGGCACAAGAGCTTCGGCCACATGCTGTTCTCCAGCTGA